The following is a genomic window from Ignavibacteriota bacterium.
TTCCCCCGACGGCAGCCGACGGGACCACCGGAATGGTGTCGGTGCGCTCGATCGTGACCTTCTTCTCCTGGGCGGCGTCCGCCGCAAGAGGGGTCACGATCGTTCTCCGCGGCACCGTCAGCCGGGTCTTCCCCTGCGCTGCGGCGATGCGGACATCCTGTTCGGTGAGGAGCTGGCGTTTCATTCTGCTATCGGTGTTCCGGGTGAACCGAGTTCGAGCACCTCGAGGCGGACCGGCCCGGTGCCCTGTGCAATGAGTCCAATGCGCTGTGCAGCCGCGAGGGAAAGGTCGATGACCCGGTCGTTCTTGAACGGCCCGCGGTCATTGATCCGCACCACGACCGATTCTCCCGTCTGCTGATAGGTCACGCGAACCAGCGAATTGAACGGCAGCGTCCTGTGCGCTGCCGTGAGTTGATGCATATCGTACACTTCCCCGTTCGCCGTCGGCTTCCCATCGAACTCGTGCGCGTAGTATGATGCGATGCCCGCAAGTTGATGCACCGACCCGTCGCGCGAGGGCGGAGGGGTGGACGACGTGAAGCGGGGCGACGTGGTACCGCAACCGGTCAGGAGCAGGACGCACACCAGCACACTTGTCCGGAGGCCGCGCCGCACCATGTTCACAGGTAATCGTTCATCTGCTTGCGCTTCAGGTAGTCCGCGATCTCTTTCACTTCCTGTGAGCGCTCGCGCCTGCAGATCAAGAGTGCATCGTCGGTGTTCACGATGATGAGGTCCTCGACCCCGATCGTCGCAACGACCTTGCCCGGCGAGTACACATAGCAGTTCTTCGTGTCCTTCTGGATCACCGACCCGGTGATCGTATTGCCGCCGGAATCCTTGCCGGAGATCCGGTAGACCTCATCCCAGGACCCGATATCGCTCCAACCGAAGTCGCCCGGGATGCAATACACACGTTCCGACTTCTCCATGATGCCGTAGTCGATGGAGATGCTGCGGATGATGCCGTAGGCCTGTTCCACTGCCGCAGCATAATGCTGGGTCCCGATGGTCTGATCGATCTTCATCAGCTCGGCATACAGTTCCGGCAGCAGGCGCTCGATCTCGCTGAGGATGGCATCGGCGCGCCAGACGAACATGCCGCTGTTCCACAGGAAGTCGCCGCTCTCAAGAAAACGCTGTGCCGTCTGAAGATTCGGCTTCTCGGCGAAGGTCTTCACCTTCATCACCCCGCGTGCAGCGTACGGATTGTGGGCGCCGGCCTCGGTGAAGATCTGGATGTACCCGTACCCGGTCTCGGGGTGGCGGGGCTTGATCCCGATGGTCAGGAGGCTCGATGATTCATACGCCGTTTCGGAGGCAACACCGAGGATGCGGAGGAACTCCTCGTCGTTCTGAATGACGTGGTCCGCGGGCAGCACGACCATGACCGCATCGGGATCGGCGCGGCGGCAATGCAATGCCGCGAGGCCGATGCACGGCGCGGTGTTGCGGCCGACGGGTTCGTCCAGGATGTTGTCTTCAGGGACGTAGGAGAGCTGTTTCGCCAGGAGGGCCCGCTGCATCTTGTTCGTGATGATGAACAGATTGCGGGGATCGATCATCCGCTTCAGACGTCCCGCGGTGCTCTGGATCATCGTTTCTTTTCCGGTGATCTCGAGCGCCTGTTTGGGCGTCTTCTCTCTGCTGCGGGGCCAGAAGCGGGTACCGACCCCACCGGCCATGATGACGCCAAAGACTGTGGGCATGCCTATGAGTTCCGGATGGAAATGATGGGATCAGGACACGCCGGCGACGCGCAGACGGTTCATTGCCCGGTGGAGTGCCGCTTCAGCCCGAGCGGCGTCAACTTGCGCTTCACGCTTGTGCAGACGCTCTGCGGCACGGTCGCGGGCTGCCCGCGCACGCGCCACATCGATATCCTCGGCGCGCTCTGCACTGTCCAGCATGGCGATCACGTGATTCTCCCGCACCTCCAGGAAGCCGCCGCCGGTCGCATAGATATGCGTGGCGCCGCCGGCCTCCTGCACCTGGACCTTGCCCGGTCCGAGTGCTGCGAGGAGTGGTGCATGGCCATAGAGGACCTGAAAGCCTCCCTGGACCCCGGGCGCACTGATGCTGACGGCCTGAATCTTCAGCACGGTCTGCTCGGGGGTGATGATCTCAACTGCAAATGGTCTGTCGAACATGCGATACGCTCCTGGATCAGGCGTTCATGATCTGCTTGGCCTTCTCCTCTGCCTCTTCGATCGACCCGACCATCAGGAATGCCTGTTCGGGAAGATGGTCGTACGTGCCTTCACAGATCCCCTTGAAGCCGCGGATCGTGTCCTCGAGTTTCACATACTTCCCTGCCTGTCCCGTGAACTGCTCGGCCACGGAGAACGGCTGCGAGAGGAACTTCTGGATCTTGCGGGCACGGGCCACGGTGATCTTGTCCTCATCGGACAACTCGTCCATGCCGAGGATGTTGATGATGTCCTGAAGGTCCTTGTAGGTCTGCAGGATCTCTTTCACGCGGCGCGCTACATCGTAATGCTCCTGGCCGACGATCGCCGGCTCGAGGATGCGGGAGGTTGAATCGAGCGGGTCCACCGCAGGATAGATACCCAGCGCGGAGATCTGGCGGCTCAACACCGTGGTGGCATCAAGATGCGAGAACGTCGTTGCCGGCGCCGGATCCGTCAGGTCGTCTGCAGGGACGTAGATGGCCTGCACGGACGTGATGGACCCCTTCTTCGTGGAGGTGATGCGCTCCTGCAACTCGCCCATCTCGGAACCCAGGGTCGGCTGGTACCCCACGGCCGATGGCATGCGTCCGAGAAGTGCGGACACTTCCGAACCCGCCTGCACGAAGCGGAAGATATTGTCGATGAAGAGCAGCACGTCCTTCCCCTCTTCGTCACGGAAATATTCGGCCATGGTGAGGGCCGTGAGACCGACACGCTGGCGTGCACCCGGCGGCTCGTTCATCTGTCCGAAGACCAGCGCGGTCTTGTCGATGACCCCCGACTCCTTCATTTCCATCCAGAGGTCATTGCCTTCACGCGTGCGTTCGCCGACGCCGCCGAACACCGAGATACCGCCGTGCTGCTTCGCGATATTATTGATGAGTTCCATGATGATGACCGTCTTGCCCACGCCCGCACCGCCGAAGAGGCCGGTCTTCCCGCCCTTGCAATACGGTTCGAGAAGGTCGATGACCTTGATGCCGGTCTCGAACATCTCCTTCTTCGTGGAGAGGTCTTCGAATGCAGGAGCTGCACGATGGATCGGGTAGTGCTTCTCGCACTTGATCTCCCCGAGGCCATCGATCCCTTCGCCGGTGACGTTGATCAGCCGTCCGAGCGTTCCGGGCCCCACCGGCACCGTGATCGGTGCACCGGTGTCCACGCATTTCAGCCCACGGGACAGACCATCGGTCGAATCCATGGCGACGGTCCGGACGCGATTGTCGCCCAGGTGTTGCTGTACTTCCACGACCAGGTTCTCGTCCTGACCTTCCGTGCTTCTGCGGGCGATGGTGACGGCGTTAAGGATGGAGGGGAGGGCGCCGCCGGAAAAATCGATGTCGACAACCGGTCCGATGACCTGAACAATCGTTCCTTCGTTCATTCGTAGTCCTCAGTTCTGATCCAGTGGAACAGGGAAAGCTGCATATTGACACCAAAAGTACGAAAAGGACATGCAAGAATCAAGAAATCCGGTTCCGGCGGGCCAGGATCGCCCGGGCGATCGTCTCCCCGTGCAGGCGGCCGTTCTCCACGAAAATGGTGTTCGTATTCTTCCCGGCAACGACGGATCCGGCCACGAACAGTCCGGGAACGTTCGTCTCGAACGTTGCATCCGCCACACGGGGGGCCAGCGATACAGGATCCAGGTCCACTCCAGCCCGGCGAAGCAGGCCGGAATCAGGCCCGAATCCCACCATCACAAACACGAAGTCTGCAGGCATCGATCGTTCCACGCCCCCCACCTCAACGACCACCGTGTCCGGAGAGAGAGAGCGGACGGTCGCACCAAAAACGGCCTTGATCTGGCCCGCCTTGATCCGATTCTCGCAATCGGGTTGGATCCAATACTTCACACCCGTACTCAGCGAAGGGCCGCGGTGTACAAGGGTGACGTGGGCATCATGGCGGTACAGATCCAGCGCAGTTTCAACGGCAGAATTCCTCCCGCCCACGACAACGACCCGCATTCCTGCGTAGCGGAACGGCTCATCATAATAGTGCATCACGTGGGGCAGGTCTTCCCCGGAAACGCCCAGGCGTACCGGCTGATCGTAGTACCCCGTGGCGATGACCACATGCGTCCCCTCGATCTCCTTTCCCGCAGCGGTGTGAACAACGAAGCTCCCCGCCTCACGCCGCTGGATATCCGTCACCAGCTCATGCGTGAGGATATCAAGTCCGAACTGGCGTGCCACCCGCAGATAGTAGTTGAGTGTATCAACCCTTGTGGGGCGGACGGTCGGAATGACGAACGGCACGTCCCCGATCTCGAGCAATTCGGGGTGGAGAACCAGGTCATCTGCACCGGGAATCGGCGGATCGCATCGGCGACACTCCCCTGTTCTACGATGGTGCAGCGGAGGCCGGCACGCGTTGCAGCGATGCCGCACGCGAGGCCCGCCGGACCTGCACCTATGACAATGACATCCTTCATGCCGATACT
Proteins encoded in this region:
- a CDS encoding septal ring lytic transglycosylase RlpA family protein; this translates as MVRRGLRTSVLVCVLLLTGCGTTSPRFTSSTPPPSRDGSVHQLAGIASYYAHEFDGKPTANGEVYDMHQLTAAHRTLPFNSLVRVTYQQTGESVVVRINDRGPFKNDRVIDLSLAAAQRIGLIAQGTGPVRLEVLELGSPGTPIAE
- a CDS encoding mannose-1-phosphate guanylyltransferase, with protein sequence MPTVFGVIMAGGVGTRFWPRSREKTPKQALEITGKETMIQSTAGRLKRMIDPRNLFIITNKMQRALLAKQLSYVPEDNILDEPVGRNTAPCIGLAALHCRRADPDAVMVVLPADHVIQNDEEFLRILGVASETAYESSSLLTIGIKPRHPETGYGYIQIFTEAGAHNPYAARGVMKVKTFAEKPNLQTAQRFLESGDFLWNSGMFVWRADAILSEIERLLPELYAELMKIDQTIGTQHYAAAVEQAYGIIRSISIDYGIMEKSERVYCIPGDFGWSDIGSWDEVYRISGKDSGGNTITGSVIQKDTKNCYVYSPGKVVATIGVEDLIIVNTDDALLICRRERSQEVKEIADYLKRKQMNDYL
- a CDS encoding F0F1 ATP synthase subunit epsilon: MFDRPFAVEIITPEQTVLKIQAVSISAPGVQGGFQVLYGHAPLLAALGPGKVQVQEAGGATHIYATGGGFLEVRENHVIAMLDSAERAEDIDVARARAARDRAAERLHKREAQVDAARAEAALHRAMNRLRVAGVS
- the atpD gene encoding F0F1 ATP synthase subunit beta, whose amino-acid sequence is MNEGTIVQVIGPVVDIDFSGGALPSILNAVTIARRSTEGQDENLVVEVQQHLGDNRVRTVAMDSTDGLSRGLKCVDTGAPITVPVGPGTLGRLINVTGEGIDGLGEIKCEKHYPIHRAAPAFEDLSTKKEMFETGIKVIDLLEPYCKGGKTGLFGGAGVGKTVIIMELINNIAKQHGGISVFGGVGERTREGNDLWMEMKESGVIDKTALVFGQMNEPPGARQRVGLTALTMAEYFRDEEGKDVLLFIDNIFRFVQAGSEVSALLGRMPSAVGYQPTLGSEMGELQERITSTKKGSITSVQAIYVPADDLTDPAPATTFSHLDATTVLSRQISALGIYPAVDPLDSTSRILEPAIVGQEHYDVARRVKEILQTYKDLQDIINILGMDELSDEDKITVARARKIQKFLSQPFSVAEQFTGQAGKYVKLEDTIRGFKGICEGTYDHLPEQAFLMVGSIEEAEEKAKQIMNA
- a CDS encoding NAD(P)-binding domain-containing protein; this encodes MARQFGLDILTHELVTDIQRREAGSFVVHTAAGKEIEGTHVVIATGYYDQPVRLGVSGEDLPHVMHYYDEPFRYAGMRVVVVGGRNSAVETALDLYRHDAHVTLVHRGPSLSTGVKYWIQPDCENRIKAGQIKAVFGATVRSLSPDTVVVEVGGVERSMPADFVFVMVGFGPDSGLLRRAGVDLDPVSLAPRVADATFETNVPGLFVAGSVVAGKNTNTIFVENGRLHGETIARAILARRNRIS
- a CDS encoding NAD(P)-binding domain-containing protein, which encodes MKDVIVIGAGPAGLACGIAATRAGLRCTIVEQGSVADAIRRFPVQMTWFSTPNCSRSGTCRSSFRPSAPQGLIHSTTICGWHASSDLISSRMSW